In a single window of the Zonotrichia leucophrys gambelii isolate GWCS_2022_RI chromosome 2, RI_Zleu_2.0, whole genome shotgun sequence genome:
- the SOSTDC1 gene encoding sclerostin domain-containing protein 1, with amino-acid sequence MLLPAIHFYGFLLACISTRSYLAFKNDATEILYSHVVKPAAASPSSNSTLNQARNGGRHYSSAGSDRNNRVQVGCRELRSTKYISDGQCTSINPLKELVCAGECLPLPLLPNWIGGGYGTKYWSRRSSQEWRCVNDKTRTQRIQLQCQDGSIRTYKITVVTACKCKRYTRQHNESSHNFEGTSQAKPIQHHKERKRASKSSKHSTS; translated from the exons ATGCTTCTCCCTGCCATTCACTTCTACGGCTTTCTCCTGGCTTGCATCTCCACGAGAAGCTACTTGGCTTTCAAGAACGATGCCACAGAGATACTTTATTCTCACGTCGTTAAACCCGCTGCGGCGAGCCCAAGTAGCAACAGCACGTTGAATCAAGCCAGGAACGGAGGCAGGCACTACAGCAGCGCCGGATCCGACCGTAACA ATCGCGTTCAGGTTGGGTGTCGGGAGCTGAGATCCACCAAGTACATCTCAGACGGCCAGTGCACCAGCATTAACCCCCTGAAAGAACTGGTGTGTGCTGGAGAATGCCTccctctgccactgctgcccaACTGGATTGGAGGAGGCTACGGAACCAAGtactggagcaggaggagctcgCAGGAGTGGCGATGTGTAAACGACAAAACTCGCACTCAGAGGAtccagctgcagtgccaggatggAAGTATAAGAACCTACAAAATAACTGTGGTCACGGCCTGCAAGTGCAAGCGATACACCAGGCAGCACAATGAGTCCAGCCACAACTTCGAGGGGACCTCTCAAGCAAAACCCATCCAGCAccacaaagaaaggaaaagagccaGTAAATCCAGCAAGCATAGTACAAGTTAG